From one Streptomyces sp. SCSIO 30461 genomic stretch:
- a CDS encoding nickel-dependent hydrogenase large subunit — protein MSESAAESRVVHIPALARVEGEAALHLVTRGTSVIRAQLKIYEPPRFFEAFLRGRAHTEPPDITSRICGICPVAYQLSACRAVENACGVVVDGQLAALRRLLYCGEWIESQTLHIHLLHAPDFLGYDDVFGMSGTHATHVQRGLRLKQAGNAVIELLGGRAIHPVNVRLGGFHRAPAPSELRPLATRLRGALEDAWDTVRWVSGFDIPEAGCDVDLFALAEAGTYAIESGVPTVLRAGGERTSHSFPVHAFPDHVVEEQVPHSTALHSRLDGRRHLTGSLARYAISGHLLSPLALQAAREAGLDDPPLLPRTTGTTPDRSPTNPYRSILVRAVEVLYAVEEALRIIEAYEPPPRAHVDVRPRAAVGHGATEAPRGLLYHRYALDGEGRIAEACLVPPTAQNQGAIEEDLRRAVQTELARGVTDESELARLCERVIRNHDPCISCSAHFLDLDVERHDPTTEAPQ, from the coding sequence ATGAGCGAGTCCGCTGCGGAGTCACGTGTGGTGCACATCCCGGCACTCGCCCGCGTCGAGGGCGAGGCCGCACTGCATCTCGTGACCAGGGGCACCTCCGTGATCCGAGCCCAGCTGAAGATCTACGAACCTCCACGGTTCTTCGAAGCCTTCCTCCGGGGCCGTGCGCACACCGAGCCTCCCGATATCACGTCGCGGATCTGCGGTATCTGCCCGGTCGCCTACCAGCTCAGTGCTTGCCGGGCTGTCGAGAACGCGTGCGGAGTCGTGGTGGACGGCCAGCTAGCGGCTCTGCGCAGACTGCTGTACTGCGGTGAGTGGATCGAGAGCCAGACCCTGCACATCCATTTGCTGCACGCTCCCGATTTCCTCGGCTACGACGATGTGTTCGGCATGTCCGGTACGCATGCCACCCATGTGCAGCGCGGACTGCGGCTCAAGCAGGCGGGCAACGCCGTGATCGAACTGCTCGGTGGACGCGCGATCCACCCCGTCAACGTCCGCCTCGGCGGTTTTCATCGCGCTCCCGCGCCTTCCGAACTCCGACCGCTGGCAACCCGCCTGCGCGGCGCTCTGGAGGACGCCTGGGACACCGTCCGCTGGGTCTCGGGGTTCGACATCCCCGAGGCCGGATGCGACGTCGATCTGTTCGCTCTCGCCGAGGCCGGTACATACGCCATCGAGTCCGGCGTGCCCACCGTGCTCAGGGCCGGCGGGGAGAGGACGTCACACAGTTTCCCCGTCCACGCCTTCCCGGACCACGTCGTCGAGGAGCAGGTCCCGCACTCCACTGCACTCCACTCCAGACTCGACGGCCGCCGGCACCTCACCGGTTCCCTGGCCCGCTACGCCATCAGCGGCCACTTGCTGTCCCCTCTGGCCCTCCAAGCGGCGCGGGAGGCAGGTCTGGACGATCCTCCGCTACTCCCCCGCACCACCGGAACCACCCCGGACAGGAGCCCCACGAACCCGTACCGGAGCATCCTCGTGCGAGCCGTCGAGGTCCTCTACGCGGTGGAGGAAGCCCTCCGGATCATCGAGGCGTACGAGCCCCCGCCGCGAGCTCATGTGGACGTGCGACCCCGTGCGGCGGTCGGGCACGGGGCGACCGAGGCTCCACGTGGGCTGCTCTACCACCGCTACGCGCTCGACGGCGAGGGTCGCATCGCCGAAGCGTGCCTGGTCCCGCCGACCGCCCAGAACCAGGGCGCGATCGAGGAGGACCTGCGCCGAGCCGTTCAGACCGAGCTGGCCCGCGGGGTCACGGACGAGTCCGAGCTCGCCCGGCTGTGCGAACGGGTCATCCGGAACCACGACCCCTGTATCTCCTGCTCGGCCCATTTTCTCGACCTGGACGTCGAACGGCACGACCCGACGACCGAGGCCCCGCAATGA
- a CDS encoding CBS domain-containing protein, translating into MMRHSKIGNLMVQDVISVTGEMPFKAIAGLLAEHRISGVPVVDSERRVLGVISESDLVFRQSGDAPNREAGPGATPDDRSTATLDATRLMTRPAITVDTDETVAGAARVMAEHRVERLPVVDGQGHLVGIVTRRDLLQVFLRPDAEIRREIVDDLFERTLWLPPGKLIVKVADGVVTLEGQLERLSEILVAVKLAQQVDGVIEVVDRVTYLFDDSPVGRAEDRVGHRRAIRERSP; encoded by the coding sequence ATGATGAGGCACAGCAAGATCGGCAACCTCATGGTGCAGGACGTGATCTCGGTGACGGGAGAGATGCCGTTCAAGGCGATAGCCGGGCTTCTTGCCGAGCACCGCATCAGCGGGGTCCCCGTCGTCGATTCCGAGCGGAGGGTACTCGGCGTGATCTCCGAGAGCGACCTGGTCTTCCGCCAGTCGGGCGACGCACCGAACAGGGAAGCAGGTCCCGGCGCAACGCCTGACGATCGATCCACTGCGACGCTGGACGCCACCCGGTTGATGACCAGACCGGCGATCACGGTCGACACCGACGAGACCGTCGCCGGGGCGGCACGAGTCATGGCAGAGCATCGAGTGGAGCGCCTGCCTGTCGTCGACGGGCAGGGACACCTTGTCGGAATAGTGACCAGGCGTGACCTGCTGCAGGTCTTCCTGCGACCCGACGCGGAGATCCGCAGGGAGATCGTCGACGATCTCTTCGAACGCACACTGTGGTTGCCTCCTGGCAAGCTCATAGTGAAGGTAGCGGACGGAGTCGTCACCCTGGAAGGTCAACTGGAGCGGCTCAGTGAGATCCTGGTGGCCGTCAAGCTGGCCCAGCAGGTCGACGGAGTCATCGAGGTCGTCGACAGAGTGACCTATCTGTTCGACGACTCCCCAGTCGGCCGGGCCGAAGACAGGGTCGGGCACCGGAGAGCCATCAGAGAACGTTCACCGTGA